One genomic window of Roseateles sp. DAIF2 includes the following:
- a CDS encoding GNAT family N-acetyltransferase has product MSPCPEVPGFLVRPIGREDAEAWARYACLPQVRQHSSSTARSADDLRPLIERVLAGGADAPLRFVLRQAGDATERIVATVGFHTISSLNGSAEIGYDVDPEFWGRGLASAACRAATAWGFRVRGWHRIQATTVPANLGSQRVLERCGYRREGLLRNFRIVAGLPADYYMYAIIPEPAA; this is encoded by the coding sequence ATGAGCCCTTGCCCCGAGGTACCCGGTTTTCTGGTTCGCCCCATCGGTCGGGAAGACGCCGAGGCCTGGGCGCGCTATGCCTGTCTGCCGCAGGTGCGCCAGCACAGTAGCTCGACCGCGCGCAGCGCCGATGACCTGCGGCCGCTGATCGAGCGGGTGCTGGCCGGCGGCGCGGACGCACCGCTGCGTTTCGTGCTGCGCCAAGCCGGCGACGCGACGGAGCGCATCGTCGCCACCGTCGGTTTTCACACCATCTCTTCATTGAACGGCAGCGCCGAGATCGGCTACGACGTCGACCCCGAGTTCTGGGGCCGCGGGCTGGCCAGCGCCGCCTGCCGCGCCGCGACGGCTTGGGGCTTTCGCGTCCGCGGCTGGCACCGCATCCAGGCCACGACGGTGCCGGCCAACCTCGGCTCGCAGCGCGTGCTGGAGCGCTGCGGCTACCGGCGCGAGGGTCTGCTGCGCAACTTCCGCATCGTCGCCGGCCTTCCCGCCGACTACTACATGTATGCCATCATCCCGGAGCCCGCCGCCTGA
- a CDS encoding SDR family oxidoreductase, producing the protein MKLMVIGASQGLGRAFVEGLPDPGDLVVGVSRRAPQPAPALPPAVELQWIEADMAQPLEAAQRIESQAPAGLDALIYNLGVWETQAFGPDYRFLESDDAELMRLVDINITGALLLLKRLLAAPGRKPQLILTGSTSGLRRSGRPELAFGASKFALSGMADALRESFRAQRLAVTCLQLGYLNTEDDLRIPVAQAAARGAGQLVPLHDVVALTRSLLRLSDAAFVRELVLPAIADERF; encoded by the coding sequence ATGAAGCTGATGGTGATCGGCGCGAGCCAGGGCCTGGGTCGCGCCTTCGTCGAGGGCCTGCCTGACCCCGGCGATCTGGTGGTCGGCGTCTCGCGCCGCGCGCCGCAGCCGGCGCCGGCCCTGCCGCCGGCGGTCGAGCTGCAATGGATCGAGGCCGACATGGCGCAGCCGCTGGAGGCGGCGCAGCGCATCGAGAGCCAGGCCCCGGCCGGGCTGGACGCGCTGATCTACAACCTCGGCGTCTGGGAGACCCAGGCCTTCGGCCCGGACTACCGCTTCCTGGAGAGCGACGACGCCGAGCTGATGCGCCTGGTCGACATCAACATTACCGGCGCGCTGCTGCTGCTCAAGCGCCTGCTGGCCGCCCCCGGCCGCAAGCCGCAGCTGATCCTGACCGGCTCGACCTCGGGCCTGCGCCGAAGCGGCCGGCCCGAGCTGGCCTTCGGCGCCAGCAAGTTCGCGCTCAGCGGCATGGCCGACGCGCTGCGCGAGAGCTTTCGCGCGCAGCGGCTGGCGGTGACCTGCCTGCAGCTCGGCTATCTGAACACCGAGGACGATCTGCGCATCCCCGTCGCGCAGGCCGCCGCGCGCGGCGCGGGGCAACTGGTGCCGCTGCACGATGTCGTGGCCCTGACCCGCAGCCTGCTGCGCCTGTCCGACGCCGCCTTCGTGCGCGAACTGGTGCTGCCGGCGATCGCCGACGAACGATTCTGA
- a CDS encoding NADP-dependent oxidoreductase: MSRPINRQILLASRPTGEPSVDNFRLVESAVPELAAGQVLVRHHFLSLDPYMRGRMNEGKSYAQPQPLDAVMIGGTVGEVVESRNEHFAVGDRVVGMGGWQEYQLVDAHQRGVLQKVDTRHVPLSAYLGAVGMPGVTAWYGLVKIIDPKPGQTVVVSAASGAVGGAVGQLAKARGARAVGIAGGPDKCRYVVEELGFDACIDYKQHGDVKSLSGALKAACPDGIDGHFENVGGPILDAVMLRANAFSRIAMCGMISGYNGEPIPLAAPQLILVNRMKVEGFIVSEHMELWPEALKELGGLVATGQLKYRESVAEGLAAAPEAFLGLLKGRNFGKQLVRLA, encoded by the coding sequence ATGAGCCGTCCCATCAACCGCCAGATCCTGCTGGCCTCGCGCCCGACCGGGGAGCCCTCGGTCGACAACTTCCGGCTGGTCGAGAGCGCCGTGCCCGAGCTGGCCGCGGGCCAGGTGCTGGTGCGCCACCATTTCCTGAGCCTCGACCCCTATATGCGCGGCCGCATGAACGAGGGCAAGAGCTACGCCCAGCCGCAGCCCCTGGACGCGGTGATGATCGGCGGCACGGTGGGCGAGGTGGTCGAGTCGAGGAACGAGCATTTCGCGGTCGGCGACCGGGTCGTCGGCATGGGCGGCTGGCAGGAATACCAGCTGGTCGACGCCCACCAGCGCGGCGTGCTGCAGAAGGTCGACACCCGGCATGTCCCGCTGTCGGCCTATCTGGGCGCGGTCGGCATGCCCGGCGTCACCGCCTGGTATGGCCTGGTCAAGATCATCGACCCGAAGCCGGGCCAGACCGTGGTGGTCAGCGCCGCCAGCGGCGCGGTGGGCGGCGCGGTGGGACAACTGGCCAAGGCGCGCGGCGCGCGTGCGGTGGGCATCGCCGGCGGGCCGGACAAATGCCGCTATGTGGTCGAGGAACTGGGCTTCGACGCCTGCATCGACTACAAGCAGCACGGCGACGTCAAGAGCCTGTCGGGCGCGCTGAAGGCCGCCTGCCCGGACGGCATCGACGGCCATTTCGAGAATGTCGGCGGCCCGATCCTGGACGCGGTGATGCTGCGCGCCAATGCCTTCAGCCGCATCGCGATGTGCGGCATGATCTCCGGCTACAACGGCGAACCGATCCCGCTGGCCGCGCCGCAGCTGATCCTGGTCAACCGCATGAAGGTCGAGGGCTTCATCGTCAGCGAGCATATGGAGCTGTGGCCCGAGGCGCTGAAGGAGCTGGGCGGCCTGGTCGCCACGGGCCAGCTGAAGTACCGCGAGAGCGTGGCCGAGGGCCTGGCCGCGGCGCCCGAGGCCTTCCTGGGCCTGCTGAAGGGCCGCAACTTCGGCAAGCAGCTGGTGAGGCTCGCCTGA
- a CDS encoding TIGR03862 family flavoprotein encodes MSDPTPTQRRAIVIGGGPAGLMAAEALCAAGVEVDLYDAMASVGRKFLLAGKGGLNLTHSEDFAPFLSRFGARAPQLEPLLRGFDGPALRAWAAALGVETFVGTSGRVFPRDLKAAPLLRAWLARLRAAGVRFHMRSRWLGWDAEGALRFATAEGEALVRADATVLALGGVSWPQLGSDGAWASLLAERGLPVAPLRAANCGFDVGATAAHAGSPGWSPLFAERFAGQPVKPVALHFSGQGEAPRRFERQGEFVITAAGIEGSLIYAASSLLREEIAEFGRARIELDLLPGRSAEQVAAEVAHPRGSRSLSSHLKSRLGIEGLKAGLLHELLSKAEFSDASTLAARLKRLPLALVAARPVQEAISTAGGLPFEALDAALMVKARPGLFCAGEMLDWEAPTGGYLLTASMASGRAAGAGAAAWLRTQGG; translated from the coding sequence ATGTCCGATCCGACCCCCACCCAGCGCCGCGCCATCGTTATCGGCGGCGGCCCGGCCGGCCTGATGGCGGCCGAGGCGCTGTGCGCGGCCGGCGTCGAGGTCGACCTCTACGACGCGATGGCCTCGGTCGGTCGCAAGTTCCTGCTGGCCGGCAAGGGCGGCCTGAACCTGACCCATTCGGAGGATTTCGCGCCCTTCCTGTCGCGCTTCGGTGCGCGCGCGCCGCAGCTGGAGCCGCTGCTGCGCGGCTTCGACGGCCCGGCGCTGCGCGCCTGGGCCGCGGCGCTGGGCGTCGAGACCTTCGTCGGCACCTCGGGCCGGGTGTTCCCGCGCGACCTGAAGGCCGCGCCGCTGCTGCGCGCCTGGCTGGCGCGGCTGCGCGCGGCCGGCGTGCGCTTTCATATGCGCTCGCGCTGGCTGGGCTGGGATGCCGAGGGCGCGCTGCGCTTCGCGACCGCCGAGGGTGAAGCGCTGGTCCGCGCCGATGCCACCGTGCTGGCCCTGGGTGGCGTGTCCTGGCCGCAGCTGGGTTCGGACGGCGCCTGGGCGTCGCTGCTGGCCGAGCGCGGGCTGCCGGTCGCGCCGCTGCGCGCGGCCAACTGCGGTTTCGATGTCGGCGCCACCGCGGCCCATGCCGGCTCGCCCGGCTGGAGCCCGCTGTTCGCCGAGCGCTTTGCCGGCCAGCCGGTCAAGCCGGTGGCGCTGCATTTCAGCGGGCAGGGCGAAGCGCCGCGCCGCTTTGAGCGCCAGGGCGAGTTTGTGATCACCGCCGCGGGCATCGAGGGCTCGCTGATCTATGCGGCGTCCAGCCTGCTGCGCGAGGAGATCGCCGAGTTCGGCCGCGCGCGCATCGAGCTGGACCTGCTGCCGGGGCGCAGCGCCGAGCAGGTGGCGGCCGAGGTCGCGCATCCGCGCGGCTCGCGCTCGCTCTCCAGCCATCTGAAGAGCCGGCTGGGCATCGAGGGCCTGAAGGCCGGCCTGCTGCACGAGCTGCTGAGCAAGGCCGAGTTCTCCGACGCCAGCACCCTGGCCGCGCGGCTCAAGCGCCTGCCGCTGGCGCTGGTCGCGGCGCGCCCGGTGCAAGAGGCGATCAGCACCGCCGGCGGCCTGCCCTTCGAGGCGCTGGACGCGGCGCTGATGGTCAAGGCCCGGCCGGGCCTGTTCTGCGCCGGCGAGATGCTGGACTGGGAAGCGCCCACCGGCGGCTACCTGCTGACCGCCAGCATGGCCAGCGGCCGCGCCGCGGGGGCGGGGGCGGCGGCCTGGCTGCGGACCCAGGGCGGCTGA
- a CDS encoding ATP-binding protein: MSVRFLPVLLLVLANWLSAAPARAADWLTAEERAWIAQHRQLRVAGVANYGPFTFTDEEGRVRGLSADYAERLSRLTGLELRFQPPQTFARNVELLKQGELDINMSLRATPERLQYLGFTRPYITVPAVLLRRVDGAGESLGTLRPGEPVSVGRSYAVGDFLRERYPGNPLQVEPDDKMLLRRLAGGEIGAAVADLAVTTYLLRSEGIGNVRVVDDVGFAYELGIGYRRDWPMLGRILDKALARIAADERQAIADRWMAQESEGARWQRRWLMAAAAGLALALLGAGLLLGWNRTLQRQVLRRTEQLKNELAERERLQDADRARELAELANKTKTEFMSQASHELRTPLNAVLGFSQLLADDPQRPLDALQRERLAHIENAARHQLALIDDMMTLSRLEAGSLAVRTLPVEAGPLLRRCVAMFEPAARAAGIALRLEDCESTALPRVQADPVRLEQVLLNLLSNAIKYNRPGGWVRVFACADAGFHIGVEDGGLGLSPEQQAQLFQPFNRLGRSEQEGTGIGLVICKQLMERMGGAIRVQSQPGQGSCFTLDLRNAA, encoded by the coding sequence GTGTCCGTTCGTTTCCTCCCCGTCCTGCTGCTGGTCCTCGCCAACTGGCTGTCCGCCGCCCCGGCGCGGGCGGCGGACTGGCTGACGGCCGAGGAGCGGGCCTGGATCGCGCAGCACCGCCAGCTGCGCGTGGCCGGCGTGGCCAACTACGGCCCCTTCACCTTTACCGACGAGGAGGGCCGGGTGCGCGGGCTGTCGGCCGACTATGCCGAGCGTCTGTCGCGCCTGACCGGGCTGGAGCTGCGCTTCCAGCCGCCGCAGACCTTTGCCCGCAATGTCGAGCTGCTCAAGCAGGGCGAGCTGGACATCAATATGTCGCTGCGCGCCACGCCCGAGCGCCTGCAGTACCTGGGCTTCACCCGCCCTTACATCACGGTGCCGGCGGTGCTGCTGCGCCGCGTCGATGGCGCCGGCGAGAGCCTGGGCACCCTGCGCCCGGGCGAGCCGGTCTCGGTGGGGCGCAGCTATGCGGTCGGCGATTTCCTGCGCGAGCGCTATCCCGGCAACCCGCTGCAGGTCGAGCCGGACGACAAGATGCTGCTGCGCCGCCTGGCCGGCGGCGAGATCGGCGCCGCGGTGGCCGACCTGGCCGTCACCACCTATCTGCTGCGCAGCGAGGGCATCGGCAATGTGCGGGTGGTCGACGATGTCGGCTTCGCCTACGAGCTGGGCATCGGCTACCGGCGCGACTGGCCGATGCTGGGCCGCATCCTGGACAAGGCGCTGGCGCGCATCGCCGCCGACGAGCGCCAGGCTATCGCCGACCGCTGGATGGCGCAGGAAAGCGAGGGCGCGCGCTGGCAGCGCCGCTGGCTGATGGCCGCCGCCGCCGGCCTGGCGCTGGCGCTGCTGGGCGCGGGCCTGCTGCTGGGCTGGAATAGGACCCTGCAGCGCCAGGTGCTGCGTCGCACCGAGCAGCTGAAGAACGAGCTGGCCGAGCGCGAGCGCCTGCAGGATGCCGACCGCGCCCGCGAGCTGGCCGAGCTGGCCAACAAGACCAAGACCGAATTCATGTCCCAGGCCAGCCATGAGCTGCGAACGCCGCTGAACGCGGTGCTGGGCTTTTCGCAGCTGCTGGCCGACGATCCGCAGCGCCCGCTCGACGCCCTGCAGCGCGAGCGCCTGGCCCATATCGAGAACGCGGCGCGCCACCAGCTGGCGCTGATTGACGACATGATGACCCTGTCGCGCCTGGAGGCCGGCTCGCTGGCGGTGCGCACCCTGCCGGTCGAGGCCGGCCCGCTGCTGCGCCGCTGCGTCGCGATGTTCGAGCCGGCCGCGCGCGCCGCCGGCATCGCGCTGCGCCTGGAGGACTGCGAGTCGACGGCGCTGCCGCGCGTGCAGGCCGATCCGGTGCGGCTGGAGCAGGTGCTGCTGAACCTGCTGTCCAACGCGATCAAGTACAACCGGCCCGGCGGCTGGGTGCGGGTGTTCGCCTGCGCCGACGCGGGCTTTCACATCGGCGTCGAGGACGGCGGCCTGGGTCTGAGCCCGGAGCAGCAGGCCCAGCTGTTCCAGCCCTTCAACCGCCTGGGGCGCAGCGAGCAGGAGGGCACCGGCATCGGCCTGGTGATCTGCAAGCAGTTGATGGAACGCATGGGCGGCGCGATCCGCGTGCAGAGCCAGCCGGGGCAGGGCAGCTGCTTCACGCTGGACCTGCGCAACGCGGCCTGA
- a CDS encoding SDR family oxidoreductase produces MKHYQGRTAVITGAGSGFGLELARLAAQRGMKLVLCDVQADALERAAAEFAGHELMARRVDVAKAAEMQALAAAVRERFGAPHVVFNNAGVGSGGLIWENSLADWDWVLGVNLMGVVHGVRLFTPMMLEAAAADPAWEGHIVNTASMAGLLNPPNMGVYNVSKHAVVALSETLYQDLSLVSEQLHCSVLCPFFVPTGISQSHRNRPGELAGGRPTKSQLISQAQTDKAVGAGKVSADYVARLVFEAMDQQRFYVFSHPQALAGVATRMEDVLQGRNPSDPFRDKPEIGAGLRAALRQS; encoded by the coding sequence ATGAAGCATTACCAGGGCCGCACGGCCGTGATCACCGGCGCCGGCTCGGGCTTCGGCCTGGAGCTGGCGCGCCTGGCCGCGCAGCGCGGCATGAAGCTGGTGCTCTGCGATGTGCAGGCCGATGCGCTGGAGCGCGCCGCGGCCGAGTTCGCCGGGCATGAGCTGATGGCGCGGCGCGTCGACGTGGCCAAGGCAGCCGAGATGCAGGCGCTGGCCGCCGCGGTGCGCGAGCGCTTCGGCGCGCCGCATGTCGTGTTCAACAATGCCGGCGTCGGCAGCGGCGGCCTGATCTGGGAAAACAGCCTGGCCGACTGGGACTGGGTGCTGGGCGTCAACCTGATGGGCGTGGTGCATGGCGTGCGCCTGTTCACGCCGATGATGCTGGAGGCCGCCGCGGCCGACCCGGCCTGGGAGGGGCATATCGTCAACACCGCCTCGATGGCCGGCCTCTTGAACCCGCCGAACATGGGTGTCTACAACGTCAGCAAGCATGCGGTGGTGGCCCTGAGCGAGACGCTCTACCAGGACCTGTCCCTGGTCAGCGAGCAGCTGCATTGCTCGGTGCTGTGCCCCTTCTTCGTGCCGACCGGCATCTCGCAGAGCCACCGCAACCGCCCGGGCGAACTGGCCGGCGGCCGGCCCACGAAGAGCCAGTTGATCTCGCAGGCCCAGACCGACAAGGCGGTCGGCGCCGGCAAGGTCAGCGCGGACTACGTGGCGCGCCTGGTGTTCGAGGCGATGGACCAGCAGCGCTTCTACGTCTTCAGCCATCCGCAGGCGCTGGCCGGCGTCGCGACGCGGATGGAGGATGTGCTGCAGGGGCGCAACCCGAGCGATCCATTTCGGGATAAACCCGAGATCGGGGCCGGTTTGCGGGCCGCGCTGCGCCAATCGTGA
- a CDS encoding Tex family protein: MDNKILLQIAAELKVRPAQVNAAVELLDGGATVPFIARYRKEATDGLDDIQLRELEARLGYLRELEDRRAAVLKSIDEQGKLTPELRAAVEAAPTKQELEDLYLPYKQKRRTKGMIAREAGLEPLADKLFADPALDPMGEAAAFLNPDAGFADAFAVLDGVRDLLSERWAEDAVLIGKLREWLWAEGLFKSRLMDGKDENNPDVAKFRDYFDYAETIRTVPSHRALAVFRGRTQEFLDAKLVLDEEAVAGQPGLAEGRIARHLGWSHANRAGDALIRKTVSWTWKVKLSMSLERDLFARLRDEAESVAIKVFAENLRDLLLAAPAGKRVVMGLDPGIRTGVKVAVVSDTGRVLDTHTVYPHEPRKDWEGSLHTLGRLVATHGVNLIAIGNGTASRETDKLAADLIKRIQQLAPGTQIEKVVVSEAGASVYSASEFASKELPELDVSLRGAVSIARRLQDPLAELVKIDPKSIGVGQYQHDVNQSELAKTLDAVVEDCVNSVGVDLNTASAPLLSRVSGLSGTVAASIVRWRDANGAFRNRQQLLDVTGLGPKTFEQAAGFLRIRDGDNPLDLSGVHPETYPVVKKILDAVQRPVAEVMGKSDVIRALKPEAFADDKFGAITVKDILAELEKPGRDPRPDFKVARFNEGVEDIKDLVEGMVLEGTVSNVAQFGAFVDLGVHQDGLVHVSQLSNKFVNDAREVVKTGDIVKVKVLEVDLARKRISLTMKLDAAPAPRGAAKSADNSFRPAARHERPGRAAPAQAPAGNAMAAAFAKLQKR; encoded by the coding sequence TTGGATAACAAGATCCTGCTTCAAATCGCCGCCGAGCTGAAGGTTCGCCCGGCCCAGGTCAATGCAGCCGTGGAGCTGCTCGATGGCGGCGCCACCGTGCCCTTCATCGCCCGCTACCGCAAGGAGGCCACCGACGGCCTGGACGACATCCAGCTGCGCGAGCTGGAGGCGCGCCTGGGCTATCTGCGCGAGCTGGAGGACCGGCGCGCCGCGGTGCTGAAGAGCATCGACGAGCAGGGCAAGCTGACTCCCGAGCTGCGCGCGGCCGTCGAGGCCGCGCCGACCAAGCAGGAGCTGGAAGACCTCTACCTGCCCTACAAGCAAAAGCGCCGCACCAAGGGCATGATCGCCCGCGAGGCCGGCCTGGAGCCGCTGGCGGACAAGCTGTTCGCCGACCCGGCGCTGGACCCGATGGGCGAGGCCGCGGCCTTCCTGAATCCGGATGCCGGCTTTGCCGATGCCTTCGCGGTGCTGGACGGCGTGCGCGACCTGCTCTCCGAGCGCTGGGCGGAAGACGCGGTGCTGATCGGCAAGCTGCGGGAATGGCTGTGGGCCGAGGGCCTGTTCAAGTCCAGGCTGATGGACGGCAAGGACGAGAACAACCCCGATGTCGCGAAGTTCCGCGACTACTTCGATTACGCCGAGACCATCCGCACCGTGCCCTCGCACCGCGCGCTGGCGGTGTTCCGCGGCCGCACGCAGGAATTCCTCGATGCCAAGCTGGTGCTGGACGAGGAAGCCGTCGCCGGACAGCCGGGCCTGGCCGAGGGGCGCATCGCCCGCCACCTGGGCTGGAGCCATGCCAACCGCGCCGGCGACGCGCTGATCCGCAAGACCGTGTCCTGGACCTGGAAGGTCAAGCTCTCGATGAGCCTGGAGCGCGACCTGTTTGCGCGTCTGCGCGACGAGGCCGAGAGCGTGGCGATCAAGGTTTTTGCCGAGAACCTGCGCGACCTGCTGCTGGCGGCACCCGCCGGCAAGCGCGTCGTGATGGGCCTGGATCCGGGCATCCGCACCGGCGTCAAGGTGGCGGTGGTCAGCGACACCGGCCGGGTGCTGGACACGCACACGGTCTATCCGCATGAGCCGCGTAAGGACTGGGAGGGCTCGCTGCATACGCTGGGCCGCCTGGTCGCGACCCATGGCGTGAACCTGATTGCGATCGGCAACGGTACCGCCTCGCGCGAGACCGACAAGCTGGCGGCCGATCTGATCAAGCGTATTCAGCAACTGGCGCCCGGCACGCAGATCGAGAAGGTGGTGGTCAGCGAGGCCGGCGCCTCGGTCTACTCGGCCTCGGAGTTCGCCTCCAAGGAGTTGCCGGAGCTGGATGTGTCCCTGCGCGGCGCGGTCTCGATTGCGCGGCGCCTGCAGGACCCGCTGGCCGAGCTGGTGAAGATCGACCCGAAGAGCATCGGCGTCGGCCAGTACCAGCATGACGTGAATCAGAGCGAGCTGGCCAAGACCCTGGACGCGGTGGTGGAGGACTGCGTGAACTCGGTGGGCGTGGATCTGAACACGGCTTCTGCGCCGCTGCTGTCGCGCGTCTCGGGCCTGTCCGGCACCGTGGCCGCGTCCATCGTGCGCTGGCGCGATGCCAACGGCGCGTTCAGGAACCGCCAGCAGCTGCTGGACGTGACCGGCCTCGGCCCCAAGACCTTTGAGCAGGCGGCGGGCTTCTTGCGCATCCGTGATGGCGACAACCCGCTGGACCTGTCCGGCGTGCACCCCGAGACCTATCCGGTGGTGAAGAAGATCCTCGATGCGGTGCAGCGCCCGGTGGCCGAGGTGATGGGCAAGAGCGATGTGATCCGCGCGCTCAAGCCCGAGGCCTTCGCCGATGACAAGTTCGGCGCGATCACGGTCAAGGACATCCTGGCCGAGCTGGAGAAGCCCGGCCGCGACCCGCGCCCGGACTTCAAGGTGGCGCGCTTCAACGAGGGTGTCGAGGACATCAAGGACCTGGTCGAGGGCATGGTGCTGGAGGGCACGGTCTCCAACGTCGCGCAGTTCGGCGCCTTCGTCGACCTGGGCGTGCACCAGGACGGCCTGGTCCATGTCAGCCAGCTCTCGAACAAGTTTGTCAACGACGCGCGCGAGGTCGTGAAGACCGGTGACATCGTCAAGGTCAAGGTGCTGGAAGTGGACCTGGCGCGCAAGCGCATCTCGCTGACGATGAAGCTGGACGCGGCGCCGGCGCCGCGCGGCGCCGCCAAGTCGGCCGACAACAGCTTCCGCCCGGCGGCGCGCCACGAGCGCCCCGGCCGCGCCGCGCCGGCCCAGGCGCCGGCGGGCAATGCGATGGCCGCGGCCTTCGCGAAGCTGCAAAAGCGGTAA
- a CDS encoding GNAT family N-acetyltransferase, giving the protein MLDWQCRPFAELPAADLYAALRLRAEVFVIEQRCVYLDPDGFDPQCWHLLGRGADGALAAYARLVPPGLKGPLPMIGRVVTAPAARGAGQGRELMREALAACARLWPGLVVEISAQAHLERFYAGLGFRTTSAPYDDDGIPHLDMQWTPPA; this is encoded by the coding sequence ATGCTCGACTGGCAATGCCGGCCCTTCGCCGAACTGCCGGCGGCCGATCTCTATGCGGCGCTACGCCTGCGCGCCGAGGTCTTCGTGATCGAGCAGCGCTGCGTCTACCTGGACCCCGACGGCTTCGACCCCCAATGCTGGCATCTGCTGGGCCGCGGTGCGGACGGCGCGCTGGCCGCCTATGCGCGCCTGGTGCCGCCGGGCCTGAAGGGGCCGCTGCCGATGATCGGCCGGGTCGTGACCGCGCCGGCCGCGCGCGGCGCGGGGCAGGGCCGCGAGCTGATGCGCGAGGCGCTGGCCGCCTGCGCGCGGCTCTGGCCCGGCTTGGTGGTCGAGATCAGCGCCCAAGCCCATCTGGAGCGCTTTTACGCCGGCCTGGGCTTTCGCACGACCTCGGCGCCCTACGACGACGACGGCATCCCGCATCTCGACATGCAATGGACCCCGCCGGCCTGA
- a CDS encoding GNAT family N-acetyltransferase yields MSTAIRTMSITDYDAVLRLMQETPGVSVRDADSREATERYLARNPGLSFVASAPDGRLLGCIMSGHDGRRGYLQHLVVRPEQRRQGIANRLVEHCLAALAALGIQKSHVDVFRSNELAQAYWASQGWLRRDDLHRFSLVRGGSENA; encoded by the coding sequence ATGAGCACCGCCATCCGGACCATGTCCATCACCGACTACGACGCCGTGCTGCGGCTGATGCAGGAGACCCCGGGCGTCTCCGTGCGCGACGCCGATTCGCGCGAGGCCACCGAACGCTATCTGGCGCGCAATCCCGGCCTGAGCTTCGTGGCCAGCGCGCCGGACGGCCGCCTGCTCGGCTGCATCATGAGCGGCCACGATGGCCGGCGCGGCTATCTGCAGCATCTGGTGGTGCGGCCCGAGCAGCGCCGCCAGGGCATCGCGAACCGCCTGGTCGAGCATTGCCTCGCGGCGCTGGCGGCCCTGGGCATCCAGAAGTCCCATGTCGACGTGTTCCGCAGCAACGAGCTGGCACAGGCCTACTGGGCCAGCCAGGGCTGGCTGCGGCGCGACGATCTGCACCGCTTCTCGCTGGTGCGCGGCGGCAGCGAGAACGCCTGA